The following proteins are encoded in a genomic region of Glycine soja cultivar W05 chromosome 17, ASM419377v2, whole genome shotgun sequence:
- the LOC114394059 gene encoding protein YIPF6 homolog, which produces MSHSDTIPLHPSSQSDIDEIENLINASVHQSVPSARPPSPPRASIPVSVSAAPSPFISSNLPPPPPLPKSSVSAVPPPPPPPRADISSSGFGSAPNTLTEPVWDTVKRDLSRIVSNLKLVVFPNPFREDPGKALRDWDLWGPFFFIVFLGLTLSWSASVKKSEVFAVAFALLAAGAVILTLNVLLLGGHIIFFQSLSLLGYCLFPLDVGALICMLKDNVIVKVVVVCVTLAWSSWAAYPFMSSAVNPRRKALALYPVFLMYVSVGFLIIAID; this is translated from the exons ATGTCGCACAGCGATACCATACCCCTTCACCCATCTTCCCAATCCGACATTGACGAGATCGAGAACCTCATCAATGCCAGCGTTCACCAATCAGTCCCTTCGGCGAGACCTCCCAGTCCCCCACGCGCCTCCATCCCCGTCTCCGTCTCCGCCGCCCCTTCCCCCTTCATCTCCTCCAACCTCCCTCCACCGCCACCCCTCCCTAAATCCTCCGTCTCCGCCGTCCCTCCGCCCCCTCCCCCGCCGCGCGCCGACATCTCCTCCTCCGGGTTCGGCTCCGCCCCCAACACGCTCACTGAGCCCGTCTGGGACACCGTGAAGCGCGATCTCTCGAGAATCGTGAGCAATCTGAAGCTCGTTGTGTTCCCCAACCCTTTCCGCGAGGACCCCGGTAAGGCCCTCAGGGATTGGGATCTGTGGggccctttcttcttcattgtctTCCTCGGCCTCACCCTCTCTTGGTCTGCCTCTGTCAAAAAG TCTGAGGTTTTTGCTGTTGCATTTGCTTTACTTGCTGCTGGCGCTGTAATTTTGACATTGAACGTACTTCTTCTG GGTGGACACATTATTTTCTTTCAGAGTCTGAGTCTGTTGGGTTATTGCTTGTTCCCTCTGGACGTCGGTGCATTAATTTGTATGTTGAAGGACAATGTCATAGTGAAAGTGGTTGTTGTGTGTGTGACATTGGCTTGGAGCTCTTGGGCTGCATATCCTTTCATGAGTTCTGCAGTCAACCCCAGGAGAAAAGCTCTTGCACTCTACCCAGTTTTTCTCATGTATGTATCTGTTGGTTTTCTCATCATTGCCATTGACTAA
- the LOC114394086 gene encoding mitochondrial outer membrane protein porin 6-like encodes MANGPAPFSEIGKRAKDLLYKDYNFDHKFSLSIPNSTGLGLIATGLKKDKLFVGDISTLYKSGNTTVDVKVDTYSNIYTKVTVNDILHGTKAALSFNIPDHKSGKLDVQYLHPHAAVDSSIGLNPSPLLELSAAIGSKDLCLGAEVGFNTTSASFTKYNAGVAFNKPDFSVALMLADKGQTLKASYIHYVDRPDGFTVAAEISHRFSSLENRFTIGSSQSIDPKTVLKTRFSDDGKAAFQCQRAWRPNSLITLSAEYDSTKIFGSSTKFGLALALKP; translated from the exons ATGGCCAATGGTCCAGCACCGTTTTCTGAGATTGGGAAAAGGGCAAAAG ACCTTTTATACAAGGATTACAACTTCGATCACAAGTTTAGCCTCTCAATTCCAAACTCCACTGGATTG GGGCTTATAGCAACAGGATTGAAGAAGGATAAACTTTTTGTTGGTGACATAAGTACACTCTACAAGAGTGGAAATACTACAGTGGATGTGAAAGTTGATACATACTCTAAT ATATATACAAAGGTGACTGTGAATGATATCTTGCATGGTACAAAAGCTGCTTTGAGCTTCAACATACCTGATCACAAGTCAGGAAAG CTGGATGTGCAGTACCTTCATCCTCATGCAGCTGTTGATTCTAGTATTGGTTTGAATCCATCCCCTCTATTGGAGCTTTCAGCTGCAATTGGCAGCAAAGATCTTTGTCTGGGTGCTGAAGTTGGATTTAATACAACTTCTGCTTCGTTCACAAAATATAATGCTGGAGTTGCCTTCAATAAACCAGATTTCTCTGTGGCACTTATGCT GGCTGATAAAGGACAGACCCTGAAGGCATCTTACATTCATTATGTTGATCGCCCTGATGGATTTACGGTTGCTGCTGAAATCTCCCACAGGTTTTCTTCCTTAGAGAACAGATTTACTATTGGGAGCTCGCAGTCAATAGATCCAAAGACAGTTTTAAAGACTCGGTTCAGTGACGATGGCAAAGCTGCCTTCCAATGCCAACGAGCATGGAGGCCAAATTCACTTATAACCCTGTCTGCTGAATATGACTCCACGAAGATCTTTGGTTCATCCACCAAGTTCGGTCTTGCTCTAGCTCTCAAGCCTTAA
- the LOC114392877 gene encoding uncharacterized protein LOC114392877 — protein sequence MMTKPTYTTEHFISKISTMAVKSSKPNRGRFMLSCFAFIVFLCVFASINEVRFNSLLRFGRCALSNESLPTNSEDNDLRILISVLTLPDQYQRRHFLRLVYGTQTIIEGAKVDVKFVFCNLTKQDQKVLVALEIMQYNDIMILNCTENMNKGKTSTFFSSLPEIFNKETTTSGIVPYPPYHYVMKADDDTYVRVNSLVRSLRPLPREDLYYGFVIPCGSMDPFKHYMSGMGFVVSWDIVEWIHGSDIPKKHVEGPEDKVFGDWMRWARRGNNRFNAKWSMYNYPDPPSVCSHELWNDTIAVHLLKNQEKWIRTLTYFNHTDSLKPSKLYHIS from the coding sequence ATGATGACGAAGCCAACCTACACTACAGAACATTTCATTTCCAAGATTAGCACAATGGCGGTGAAGTCCTCAAAGCCCAACCGGGGGCGTTTCATGCTCTCTTGTTTCGCATTCATCGTCTTCCTCTGCGTGTTCGCTTCAATAAACGAAGTCCGATTCAACAGCCTACTAAGGTTCGGTCGCTGTGCCCTGTCAAACGAATCTCTTCCCACAAACTCAGAAGACAACGACCTCCGAATCCTCATCTCTGTCCTGACCCTCCCCGACCAGTACCAACGGCGACACTTCCTCCGCCTCGTGTACGGCACCCAAACCATCATTGAGGGCGCCAAAGTGGACGTGAAGTTCGTGTTTTGCAACCTCACAAAACAAGACCAAAAAGTCCTCGTGGCACTGGAGATCATGCAATACAACGACATCATGATCCTCAACTGCACCGAGAACATGAACAAGGGGAAGACATCCACGTTCTTCTCGAGCCTGCCCGAGATCTTCAACAAGGAAACAACAACAAGCGGTATCGTTCCTTACCCTCCCTACCACTACGTGATGAAAGCAGACGATGACACTTACGTGAGAGTAAACAGTTTAGTGAGGTCTTTGAGGCCGTTGCCGAGGGAGGATTTATACTATGGGTTCGTGATACCGTGTGGAAGCATGGACCCTTTTAAGCACTACATGTCTGGGATGGGGTTTGTGGTGTCCTGGGACATAGTTGAGTGGATCCATGGTTCTGATATTCCTAAGAAACACGTGGAGGGCCCTGAGGATAAGGTGTTTGGAGATTGGATGCGTTGGGCTCGCCGTGGAAACAATAGGTTCAATGCTAAGTGGTCTATGTACAATTATCCCGATCCACCTTCTGTGTGTAGCCACGAGCTATGGAATGATACTATTGCGGTTCATTTGttgaagaatcaagaaaagtGGATTCGGACTCTCACCTATTTCAACCACACTGATTCTCTAAAGCCATCCAAGTTGTACCATATATCTTAA
- the LOC114393099 gene encoding uncharacterized protein LOC114393099 — protein MITNEKMQKKSFLLSRLRVAVKKMKLLLSATVLSHAWHAATILRGVSMSKRQISFNDRPGLMMCTASSDETDSEGLVSPAHHSLQRTISCPSDDDIDKRAEMFISNFRRQLNMERQISLQLRYCSQNSFELVSP, from the coding sequence ATGATCACGAACGAGAAGATGCAGAAAAAGTCGTTTCTATTGAGCCGCCTCAGGGTGGCGGTGAAGAAGATGAAGCTGCTACTAAGCGCCACCGTACTCAGCCATGCGTGGCATGCTGCAACCATTCTCCGCGGCGTTTCTATGAGCAAACGACAGATTAGTTTCAACGACCGACCAGGGTTGATGATGTGCACTGCTTCATCAGATGAAACTGATTCGGAGGGTTTGGTTTCTCCAGCGCATCATAGCCTTCAGAGGACCATAAGCTGTCCCTCTGATGATGATATCGATAAAAGAGCAGAGATGTTTATAAGTAATTTCAGACGGCAGCTTAACATGGAGAGGCAAATCTCGCTGCAGCTACGCTATTGCAGCCAAAATAGTTTTGAATTGGTGTCTCCCTGA
- the LOC114392488 gene encoding 4-coumarate--CoA ligase 2-like yields the protein MEKQQPTQPQPHHDFIFRSKLPDIYIPTHLPLHTYLFQNLSQFKDLPCLINAATGETFTYAAVELTARKVASGFNKLGIQKGDVILLLLQNCPQFVFAFLGASYRGATVTAANPFYTPAEVAKQATASNSKLIITQASYVDKVKDFARENDVKVICVDSAPDGYLHFSVLTEADEGDIPAVKISQDDVVALPYSSGTTGLPKGVMLTHKGLVTSVAQQVDGENPNLYFRSDDVVVCVLPLFHIYSLNSVLLCSLRVGAAVLIVPKFEIVALLELVQKHNVSVAPFVPPIVLAIAKSPDVERYDVSSIRMIMSGAAPMGKELEDSVRAKLPNATLGQGYGMTEAGPVLSMCLAFAKEPMQVKSGACGTVVRNAEMKIIDPDTGASLHRNQAGEICIRGNQIMKGYLNDQEATERTIDKGGWLHTGDIGYIDDNDELFIVDRLKELIKYKGFQVAPAELEAMLVAHPNISDAAVVSMKDEVAGEVPVAFVVRSNGSMISEDEIKQYISKQVVFYKRISRVFFVGSIPKAPSGKIFRKDLRAWLATDLAI from the exons ATGGAAAAGCAACAACCTACACAGCCTCAGCCTCACCACGACTTCATTTTCCGTTCCAAACTCCCCGACATTTACATCCCAACGCACCTCCCTCTCCACACTTACCTTTTCCAAAACCTCTCACAATTCAAAGACCTTCCATGCCTCATCAATGCCGCCACCGGCGAGACTTTCACCTACGCCGCCGTCGAACTCACCGCCCGCAAAGTTGCCTCCGGTTTCAACAAACTCGGCATCCAAAAAGGCGACGTCATCCTCCTTCTCCTCCAGAACTGCCCCCAATTCGTCTTCGCATTCCTCGGCGCCTCCTACCGCGGTGCCACCGTCACCGCCGCCAATCCTTTCTACACTCCGGCGGAGGTAGCGAAACAAGCCACAGCGTCCaactccaaactcatcataacGCAAGCATCTTACGTGGATAAAGTAAAGGATTTTGCGAGAGAAAACGACGTCAAAGTGATATGCGTTGACTCGGCGCCGGATGGTTACCTTCACTTCTCGGTGTTAACGGAGGCCGACGAGGGAGACATTCCCGCCGTTAAAATATCTCAAGATGACGTGGTTGCGCTGCCGTACTCGTCTGGCACGACGGGGCTTCCGAAGGGAGTGATGCTAACGCACAAGGGACTCGTTACGAGCGTGGCTCAACAGGTTGACGGAGAGAACCCTAATTTGTACTTTCGCAGCGACGATGTGGTAGTGTGTGTTCTGCCACTTTTCCACATTTATTCGCTCAACTCTGTTTTGCTGTGTTCGCTTCGAGTTGGGGCTGCCGTTTTGATCGTTCCGAAGTTTGAGATAGTTGCGTTGCTGGAGTTGGTGCAGAAACACAATGTGAGCGTCGCGCCGTTTGTGCCGCCAATCGTTTTGGCCATTGCTAAGAGTCCTGATGTGGAGCGATACGACGTGTCGTCGATTCGGATGATCATGTCTGGCGCGGCACCCATGGGAAAGGAACTTGAGGATTCTGTGAGGGCTAAGCTTCCCAACGCCACACTTGGACAG GGTTATGGGATGACGGAGGCAGGACCAGTGCTATCAATGTGCTTAGCGTTTGCGAAGGAGCCAATGCAGGTCAAATCAGGTGCCTGCGGGACCGTCGTAAGAAATGCGGAGATGAAAATTATTGATCCTGATACTGGCGCTTCGCTTCATAGGAATCAAGCTGGTGAGATTTGCATTAGAGGCAACCAGATCATGAAAG GTTACCTAAATGATCAAGAGGCCACAGAAAGAACTATAGACAAAGGAGGATGGTTGCACACAGGTGATATTGGATACATAGATGATAATGATGAGCTCTTCATCGTTGACCGGTTAAAGGAGTTGATTAAATATAAAGGATTTCAAGTGGCTCCAGCTGAGCTCGAAGCCATGCTAGTTGCTCATCCTAACATCTCTGATGCTGCCGTTGTATC AATGAAGGATGAAGTTGCAGGAGAGGTTCCAGTTGCATTTGTTGTACGATCAAATGGTTCAATGATTTCTGAGGATGAAATAAAGCAATACATCTCAAAGCag GTTgtattttacaaaagaattagTAGAGTTTTCTTTGTGGGCTCAATTCCAAAGGCACCCTCTGGAAAGATCTTTCGAAAAGACCTCAGGGCCTGGCTTGCAACCGATCTTGCTATTTAG